The DNA segment CGAACGGTGCGTCGGTGCCGCGAATCGTCCGGGCGAGCTGGTCGAGCATGGTAAGGAAGTTGCCGGAGAGCATCGAAATCTCATCGATGATGAGTGCGTCGGTGGTGAGGTACCTGCGGACGAGGCGATCTTTCGATGAAAGGTTTGCAAGGTCATTGGGTGCGAGCTGGTCCCGAATACCGATGCCAGACCACGAATGGATGGTCGCGCCGCCGATCTGTGTGGCTGCGATACCGGTCGAAGCAGTGACCGCTATGGTCAGCCCCCGACGTCGAGCGAGATGCACAAACTGGCGAAGCACATACGATTTGCCAGCCCCTGGTGGACCAGTTAAGAAGACGGAGTCGCCCTTGATGAGTCTCGCGAGTGCCTGTGCCTGTCGCATGGTTGAGACCCTACCAGGTGACGATCGTGTATCCTTTGCTGGTTGGTGGTCTGGGGGAACACGGCTGCGTAATTGACTGGAGGGGACGGCGTCACGTCGTAGTGCGATGCTCCTGGCTGATTTTGGCTCGATGGTGTGGCACGCGATGAGAGCTGGATAGGGGCAGCTTCCCTACACGCAGGAGGAGGGTGCTCAGAAGCGAACCAATAGACCGCTGCGTGCCGTGTGATCAGGTGCCTATCATCCGCCAGGCGGAGCGCCGATGGCCCGGTGTCGGCTGGCAGTTGTTGGTAACAGGCTGAAGCGAGTTCCTCCGCCGAGATGTCGCTGGGGTTGATGGGGACCGCCAGGGATACCCACGTCGTGACGATGGTGCCTTCGACCTCTGTAGAGTGAGCAAAAGAAAAGATTAGAAGAATTCTAAAAATGGTGACACTCCAAAAGCATAAGTGGTAAAGTTGGATGACGTGGAGGCAAGACTGGTCACTCGCGGGAGTGACAATGCGAATGAGGTTACACAGTCAGCTGCTCTGAGAGCTGTGGTAACCGCAGGGATAGAAGGCGCGTACGCTCTTGCTGCGAGAACACAGCTACTGACTTCGTGTTGTATCGGACTGAGGCGATGCCCACGGCGGGCATCTTCAGATCTAGGCTTCTTCGACCTGCGAGCTCTGGTAGGGCCAGATTGGTCTGAGGTCTCGTGCTGGCTATCGACAAGGCACTCCACGAGCGGTAGGGCACGGGTGAGCTCTCCGGTCGACCATCACGATCCAGACGAGACAGGGATCGGAACTCAGGCTGCCATTCGCAGTGGGAAGCCTCATGGAGACAGTGCTAACTCTTGGAAGAAGACGAGGCTCTCTCCCCCAGAATCGTTCTATTACGACAGACAATGTTGCGGGCCTAGACGGCGAAGCAGCACCCAGCTATTCGGTAGCGAATGGGAAAACCCGGTCATCGCGGCATCGATATCGGTGTCCCCTGCAGGAAAGTAAATGAGAGAGAGGATAGTTATGTCAGACTTGGAACATCAAGGGCAGTGCCCAGTCCTACCTACCGCAACCGCGATTGGTAGTCGGTCGAATCAGGATTGGTGGCCCAACCAGTTGAACCTAAGGGTTCTCGAGCAGCATGCGCGCTCGGTGAGTCCTTTGGGTGCCGATTTCTCCTACCGTCATGCATTGAAGGATCTCGACGTCGAGGCGCTTCAACGTGATATCGCGGCGGTGATGACCAATTCACAATCATGGTGGCCGGCTGACTGGGGTCACTATGGGCCACTCTTTGTGCGGATGGCGTGGCATGATGCGGGAACGTATCGAATCTCCGATGGGCGTGGTGGTGCGGGAACCGGTAACCAACGATTCGCTCCAATCAATAGCTGGCCGGATAACGCGAGTCTCGATAAGGCTCGTCGCTTGCTCTGGCCGATCAAGCAGAAGTATGGGAAGCAGGTTTCGTGGGCGGATCTCATCGTTTTTGCGGGCAACTGTGCGCTTGAGTCGATGGGATTCCGTACGTTCGGATTCGGCTTCGGTCGCGAAGATATCTGGGGACCAGAGGAGGATGCATATTGGGGCCCAGAGGAGACTTGGCTCGGAGACGATCGCTATAGCGACGATCGTGAGCTTGCCAACCCCTTCGGGGCTGCACAGATGGGGTTGATCTACGTGAACCCGGAGGGTCCAAATGGCGATCCAAACCCACTTGCTGCTGCCAAGGATATCCGAGAGACCTTCGCTCGTATGGCCATGGATGATGTTGAGACGGTGGCACTGGTGGCGGGTGGTCACACCTTTGGCAAGACTCACGGCGCAGTTCCGAACGCAGAGCGCTACATCGGACCCGAGCCAGAGGGCGCCCCGTTGGAGCAGCAAGGGCTTGGCTGGCGAAACCTCTACGGAACTGGGAAGGGTGCTGATGCCTGGACGAGTGGCCTAGAGGGCGCTTGGACCGACGATCCGGTGCATTGGGACAACGGTTTCTTTGAGAATCTCTTTCGCTATGACTGGGAGTTGTCACGGAGTCCTTCCGGTGCCCAGCAGTGGATCCCCAAGGATCCTGGTGCGAGCGAAGCCGTGCCTGATGCGCATGATCCCTCTAAGCGTCATTTCCCGGTGATGTTGACGACCGACATCGCACTCAAGGTGGACCCGATCTACGAACCGATAGCGAGGCGGTTCTATGAGCATCCTGATGAGTTCGCCGATGCGTTTGCAAGGGCTTGGTTTAAACTGATTCATCGCGATATGGGGCCTGTTACCCGCTACGTTGGTCCTTTAGTGCCGGTGCAAACCCAGATTTGGCAGGATCCAATTCCTGAGCCGGATCACCCATTGGTCGATGTCGAAGCGATTGGTACGCTCAAGGCCATGTTGGGCGCATCCGGACTCTCGATCTCGCAGTTGGTAACGACTGCGTGGGCGGCAGCGTCCACGTTCCGCGGGACTGATAAGCGAGGCGGTGCCAATGGGGCTCGCATCAGGCTCGCACCGCAGAAGGATTGGCAGGTCAACAACCCCCCGGAACTCGCTCACGTATTGGCGACGCTAGCGGACATTCAACGTGATTTTCACGCCTCCCAGGCGGGGGATATGCGCATCTCCCTTGCTGACCTGATCGTCTTGGGTGGATGTGTGGGCATCGAGCAGGCGGCAAGGAGTGCCGGGGTTGAATGTACGGTTCCGTTTATGCCGGGGCGTGCGGACGCCTCGATTGAGCAAACCGACGTCGAGTCATTTGCGGTTCTTGAGCCGCGTTTTGACGGATTTCGTAACTTTCTGGTCGGTGATCAGAAGCTCCCGGCTGAACACCTACTGGTGGAGCGAGCCGATCTATTGACGTTGACTGCGACCGAGATGACTGTGTTGGTCGGCGGCATGCGGGTTTTGAACACCAATTTTGCAAACTCGCCACATGGCGTGCTAACGACACGGCCTGGGGTATTGAGTAATGATTTCTTTGTCAACCTGTTAGACATGACCACCGAGTGGCAGCCATCGACGACAATGGATCAGGTCTATGAAGCCCATGATCGGGCAACGGGAGCGCCGAGATGGACTGCCACAGCGGTAGACCTGGTCTTTGGCTCGAACTCACAGCTCAGAGCGATCGCGGAGGTCTATGCCAGCGATGATGCGAAGGAGAAGTTCGTAGGCGACTTTGTGGCAGCCTGGGACAAGGTGATGAATCTGGATCGGTTCGATCTGCGCTAACCAGGCTCGCGCCGCACGGTAGCTACGCGTTTCCGATCGAATCGCCGAGATGCCAAACCTCGTCGGCCGTGTCAATGGTGATAGGGCCGATGAGGTGGGTCGTCGCTCCTGTGCTGACACCGATAGCAGTTTCCTTCGACGGAGCTGATAGCAATGAATAGCAGCGGCAACGACGCTGACCGTCAGTGGGAGTGTCAAGGCTTTTTGGGGTTGCTCTGCAAACCTTGAGAAGG comes from the Ferrimicrobium sp. genome and includes:
- the katG gene encoding catalase/peroxidase HPI, translated to MSDLEHQGQCPVLPTATAIGSRSNQDWWPNQLNLRVLEQHARSVSPLGADFSYRHALKDLDVEALQRDIAAVMTNSQSWWPADWGHYGPLFVRMAWHDAGTYRISDGRGGAGTGNQRFAPINSWPDNASLDKARRLLWPIKQKYGKQVSWADLIVFAGNCALESMGFRTFGFGFGREDIWGPEEDAYWGPEETWLGDDRYSDDRELANPFGAAQMGLIYVNPEGPNGDPNPLAAAKDIRETFARMAMDDVETVALVAGGHTFGKTHGAVPNAERYIGPEPEGAPLEQQGLGWRNLYGTGKGADAWTSGLEGAWTDDPVHWDNGFFENLFRYDWELSRSPSGAQQWIPKDPGASEAVPDAHDPSKRHFPVMLTTDIALKVDPIYEPIARRFYEHPDEFADAFARAWFKLIHRDMGPVTRYVGPLVPVQTQIWQDPIPEPDHPLVDVEAIGTLKAMLGASGLSISQLVTTAWAAASTFRGTDKRGGANGARIRLAPQKDWQVNNPPELAHVLATLADIQRDFHASQAGDMRISLADLIVLGGCVGIEQAARSAGVECTVPFMPGRADASIEQTDVESFAVLEPRFDGFRNFLVGDQKLPAEHLLVERADLLTLTATEMTVLVGGMRVLNTNFANSPHGVLTTRPGVLSNDFFVNLLDMTTEWQPSTTMDQVYEAHDRATGAPRWTATAVDLVFGSNSQLRAIAEVYASDDAKEKFVGDFVAAWDKVMNLDRFDLR